The genomic region TGTAATTAGCATCATAGTCAGAGCTTTCGGCGATTTCGGGATAAGTCTGACCTTCCCAGGCTTTGCGAAAGACTAGTTCCTGAATGTCGTTGAGTCCCCGATCGAGAAATGCATCTAGAATTACTAGTGCTTCGTCAACGTTCATTTTTTAACAAAAACTTGTTCTTTGATGATTTTGACTGTAATAGGCTATGTTTGTTTTTTTTCGCTGGTTTGTATTTATTTTTTTATGCTTTACTATTAAGTTACACTAGAAATCAGTTGTAAATTTTCTATATACTCAAAAGTTCAAAATTCTATATATTTTAAGCTTTTCTTAATCAGTTGCCTCTTACCACGTAGCGCACCACACACTACGCACCACGCACCACGTAGATCTGACTTTTTCAGACGATTCATGACTTCTCGATTGAGACAATTGAGATGGTGCGGATAACTTCTGACTTTTTCAGGCTGTAAAAAATCAGGGCTTCATTTAATTTGAAATTAATGATGACATCAAGCTAAGCCCGAGCGGCATTAAGGTTATAGCTTTTAGCCTTAAGCCTTCATCTTTTCGATTAATTTCAGAATGGAATTTCGATCCAGTATGGCAGCTGTTACCCAAATAGAGATTATCAGGAGTTTGATCGGTTTGTTCGAGGCAATGGATGTAGAGAGTGCCATGACTTATTTTACTGAAGATGCCCTATGTCGATTTGGCAATCATTCCCCGGCAGTGGGGAAAACCGCGATCGCATTTGTCATCGAAGCAAGTCAGCTCAGTCGGAGCGCCCGAACTTCTTGTGAAATCAATGAAATTTGGGAAATTGACGATGCTGTAATTTGCCAAATGGAAACAACTCATATGTGCGATCGTGGTAAAGCGATCGCAATACCATGCGCGATCGTCTTTCGCATGGAAGACGATCTCGTTCGAGAAATGCGCGTCTACATTGATGCTTCTCCCTTACATAGAAAGTGTAAGGGATAGGGGAAAAAGCAATTCAACATTTAAAATTAGAGCGCGCACTACGTACCAATCTCTTGCCGCTCGCTGATAACTATTAAATTTGTCCAGACGTTACATGTAACGTCTGTACACTGATAACTGGTGACTGATAACTACTCCCTGCTCGTGCGCTCCCTGCTCCCTCTTCGGGTGACTTAATTCATGCAGAGATTTGAGTTCAGCAAGCAGACTGGTATAAGCATCGAATTTGCCGCGTTGCAAATACATTTGAGCAACCGTGCGTAAATCTTCTGCTACACCTACCATGTCACCTAATTTATAACGCACGAGACACCGACAATGATAAG from Chroococcidiopsis sp. SAG 2025 harbors:
- a CDS encoding nuclear transport factor 2 family protein, yielding MEFRSSMAAVTQIEIIRSLIGLFEAMDVESAMTYFTEDALCRFGNHSPAVGKTAIAFVIEASQLSRSARTSCEINEIWEIDDAVICQMETTHMCDRGKAIAIPCAIVFRMEDDLVREMRVYIDASPLHRKCKG